One window of the Candidatus Polarisedimenticolia bacterium genome contains the following:
- the queC gene encoding 7-cyano-7-deazaguanine synthase QueC, translated as MKGRGELAVALVSGGMDSAVVAAMVCRDHEPAFLHLDYSQRARERERRAFEAIADHYAVRRRLLARVDPLGAIGGSSLTDLSLPLSAPSGSAIPATYVPFRNTHLLATAVSWAEVLGATRIYYGAVEEDSSGYPDCREAYLRAFNELVRQGTRPETRLSVLAPLIHMRKGEIVAEGIRLGAPFHLTWSCYEGGETACGECDSCRLRLKGFREAGVADPIPYRKAP; from the coding sequence ATGAAGGGGAGAGGGGAGCTGGCCGTCGCCCTGGTCAGCGGGGGCATGGACTCCGCCGTCGTGGCCGCGATGGTCTGCCGGGATCACGAGCCGGCCTTTCTCCATCTGGACTATTCGCAAAGGGCGCGGGAGCGGGAGCGGCGCGCCTTCGAGGCGATTGCCGATCACTATGCCGTGCGACGCCGCCTCCTGGCGCGCGTCGATCCGCTGGGCGCCATCGGAGGCTCGAGCCTGACCGACCTGTCGCTGCCGTTGTCGGCGCCGAGTGGCTCGGCGATTCCCGCCACCTACGTCCCGTTCCGCAACACGCATCTCCTCGCCACCGCCGTCTCGTGGGCCGAGGTTCTCGGAGCGACCCGCATCTATTACGGGGCGGTGGAGGAGGACAGCTCCGGTTACCCCGATTGCCGCGAGGCCTATCTGCGCGCCTTCAATGAGCTGGTGCGGCAAGGCACGCGGCCGGAGACCCGTCTCAGCGTGCTCGCCCCGTTGATCCACATGAGGAAAGGGGAGATCGTCGCCGAAGGGATTCGTCTGGGGGCTCCTTTTCATCTCACCTGGTCGTGCTATGAAGGAGGAGAGACGGCCTGCGGAGAGTGCGACTCGTGCCGCCTCCGCCTGAAGGGCTTTCGCGAGGCGGGTGTCGCCGATCCGATTCCCTACCGGAAGGCGCCGTGA
- a CDS encoding deoxyribonuclease IV, protein MRPKKRAERRKRGTPPPAPARARLGSHISIAGGVDRAVLRGKTVGCEALQIFVKSSNQWRAAPFRAGEAERFAANLRMTGLGPVIAHDSYLINLCSPDDALWEKSIQAFAVELERCETLGIPYLVTHPGCHMGSGERAGLARLSRGIDRVHAKYPSHRVKILLETTAGQGSGLGHRFDHLGAVLKAVDDPARVGVCLDTCHVFAAGYDLRTASSYARTLEEFDSRVGTSKLQAIHLNDSKRELGSRVDRHEQIGKGHLGIEAFRLLLVDSRLQDVPMVLETPKGPDYAEDKVNLALLRSLIA, encoded by the coding sequence GTGAGGCCCAAGAAGCGGGCGGAGCGACGGAAGCGCGGGACGCCCCCGCCGGCTCCCGCGCGCGCCCGGCTCGGAAGCCACATCTCGATCGCGGGAGGAGTGGATCGCGCCGTCCTGAGAGGAAAGACCGTCGGTTGCGAGGCCCTCCAGATCTTCGTCAAGAGCAGCAACCAGTGGCGGGCCGCCCCCTTCCGCGCCGGGGAAGCGGAGCGCTTTGCCGCCAATCTCCGGATGACCGGTCTCGGCCCCGTCATCGCCCATGACTCGTATCTCATCAATCTCTGCTCTCCCGACGACGCCCTTTGGGAGAAGTCGATCCAAGCCTTCGCGGTGGAGCTCGAGCGCTGCGAAACGCTGGGGATTCCTTACCTGGTCACGCACCCCGGATGCCACATGGGATCGGGCGAGAGGGCGGGGCTGGCGCGGCTGTCCCGCGGCATCGATCGGGTGCACGCGAAATACCCGAGCCACCGCGTGAAAATCCTCCTGGAGACGACGGCCGGCCAGGGCTCCGGCCTCGGGCATCGCTTCGATCATCTCGGCGCCGTCCTGAAGGCGGTCGACGACCCCGCACGGGTCGGAGTGTGCCTGGACACTTGTCACGTGTTCGCGGCGGGGTATGATCTCCGCACCGCTTCGAGCTACGCGCGGACCCTCGAGGAGTTCGATTCGAGGGTCGGGACCTCCAAGCTGCAGGCGATTCATCTCAACGACTCCAAGAGGGAGCTGGGAAGCCGGGTTGATCGCCACGAGCAGATCGGCAAAGGGCATCTGGGGATCGAGGCGTTCCGGCTTCTGCTCGTCGATTCGAGGCTCCAGGACGTTCCCATGGTGCTTGAAACGCCGAAGGGCCCCGATTACGCGGAGGACAAGGTGAACCTGGCGTTGTTGCGGAGCCTGATCGCATGA
- a CDS encoding radical SAM protein — protein MTREAETLQITEIFHSIQGESTQTGRPCSFVRLTGCNLRCVWCDTSYAFEGGEAMTVQAILERLAAHGTRLILVTGGEPLAQPSVHALMGSLLEQGKEVMLETGGSLDIGGVDRRVRIVMDLKCPASGMVARNLWENLPRLKPSDEVKFVIQDRPDYEWARRLVRERRLAEAHEVLFSPVFGVLPLRSLAEWILEDRLEVRLQTQLHKTIWLPGTRGV, from the coding sequence ATGACGAGAGAGGCGGAGACGCTCCAGATCACCGAGATCTTCCACAGCATCCAGGGCGAATCGACCCAGACGGGACGTCCCTGCTCCTTCGTCCGCCTGACCGGCTGCAACCTGCGCTGCGTCTGGTGCGACACGTCCTACGCGTTCGAGGGAGGGGAGGCGATGACCGTGCAGGCGATCCTGGAGCGGCTGGCGGCGCACGGGACTCGTCTCATACTGGTGACCGGAGGAGAGCCTCTGGCCCAGCCCTCGGTGCACGCCCTCATGGGATCGCTTCTCGAGCAGGGGAAGGAGGTGATGCTCGAGACCGGGGGAAGTCTCGACATCGGCGGCGTGGATCGCCGGGTCCGCATCGTGATGGACCTCAAGTGCCCCGCGAGCGGCATGGTCGCGCGCAATCTTTGGGAGAACCTGCCGCGGCTGAAGCCCTCCGACGAGGTCAAGTTCGTCATCCAGGATCGCCCCGATTACGAATGGGCCCGGCGCCTCGTGCGCGAGCGGCGTCTGGCGGAAGCGCACGAGGTGCTTTTCTCTCCGGTCTTCGGCGTGCTTCCCCTCCGCTCCTTGGCGGAGTGGATCCTGGAGGACCGGCTCGAAGTGCGCCTGCAGACCCAGCTGCACAAGACCATCTGGCTTCCCGGGACGCGGGGGGTTTGA
- the queA gene encoding tRNA preQ1(34) S-adenosylmethionine ribosyltransferase-isomerase QueA has product MLLSDYDYILPPAQIAQEPVAIRDQSKLMVLDRRRETADHASFADLPGRLEPGDLLVLNDTRVFPARIEGRKATGGRMDFLLVRERPRPGVWEALCEGVRELRPGMTLRFGEASAEVLGRSGESIVLAFPAECDVRSLLARCGSVPLPPYIRRAASDRRSPGDAERYQTIYARQAGSVAAPTAGLHFTAELMQRLGERGVRLAFLTLDVGPGTFLPIRTEDARSHRIHAERFRLPEATAAAIRDAKRRGGRIVAVGTTTARVLEQAAGRDHLLREDEGECTLYVLPGHRFRCVDALITNFHLPRSTLLLFVCAFAGRDRILVAYRRAVESGYRFYSYGDAMLIL; this is encoded by the coding sequence ATCCTCCTGTCGGATTACGATTACATCCTGCCTCCCGCGCAGATCGCGCAGGAGCCGGTGGCCATCCGGGATCAATCGAAGCTTATGGTCCTGGATCGCCGCCGGGAGACGGCGGATCACGCGAGCTTCGCGGATCTTCCCGGCAGGCTCGAGCCCGGAGATCTTCTCGTCCTGAACGACACGCGGGTCTTCCCCGCCCGGATCGAAGGCAGGAAAGCCACCGGCGGCCGGATGGACTTTCTCTTGGTGCGCGAGCGCCCTCGTCCGGGAGTCTGGGAGGCGCTGTGCGAAGGGGTCCGCGAGCTGCGTCCCGGGATGACGCTGCGCTTCGGGGAAGCGAGCGCGGAGGTGCTCGGAAGATCGGGCGAGTCGATCGTTCTGGCGTTCCCCGCGGAGTGCGACGTGAGATCGCTGCTGGCGCGCTGCGGCTCCGTCCCCCTGCCGCCCTACATCCGGCGCGCGGCGAGCGATCGGCGATCCCCCGGTGATGCCGAACGGTATCAGACGATCTACGCGCGGCAGGCCGGCTCGGTCGCCGCCCCGACCGCGGGACTTCACTTCACCGCCGAGCTCATGCAGCGGCTGGGGGAGCGGGGCGTGCGCCTCGCTTTCCTGACGCTGGACGTCGGGCCCGGCACCTTTCTTCCGATACGAACCGAGGACGCGCGCTCCCACCGAATCCATGCCGAGCGGTTTCGGCTTCCGGAAGCGACCGCCGCCGCGATCCGCGACGCGAAGCGGCGCGGCGGGAGGATCGTCGCCGTCGGGACCACGACCGCGCGGGTCCTGGAGCAGGCCGCCGGGCGGGACCATCTGCTGCGGGAAGACGAGGGCGAATGCACGCTCTACGTCCTTCCCGGCCACCGCTTCCGCTGCGTCGACGCCCTGATCACGAATTTCCATCTGCCGCGCTCCACGCTTCTCCTGTTCGTCTGCGCCTTCGCCGGCCGCGACAGGATTCTCGTCGCCTATCGCCGGGCGGTCGAGAGCGGTTATCGGTTCTACAGCTACGGCGACGCCATGCTGATTCTCTGA
- the fusA gene encoding elongation factor G: protein MKVFDVSEIRNVGLIGHGAAGKTSLASALLFDSGAVNRLGKVENGTTVTDYDEEEIHRKVSIASSLCHCEWRKQKINVIDTPGYGTFIAGAKGALRVTDAAVTVVCGVSGVEVQTEKAWSFADEFQLPRLLFINKLDRERSSHARALESIQSRFGRTAIPVQLPIGSEKDFRGLVNLLDMTALLWSRDESGKFESGPIPADLADEAKVAREKLIEMVAETDEALMEKFFEAGDLSGDDLRAGLRAAVRALKIFPVLCGSALLNVGAQPVLDAMVDLLPSPADRGEVKGVDPRTNTEVARRPIPEEHASAFVFRTIADPFSGRISLFRVFSGVLKSDSVVHNVNRGAAERFGAISLMQGKELIHVDEVRAGDIAAIPKLKETHTGDTLADKAHPVLYRPVVFPEPSISFAIEPKSRGDEDKISSALARIADEDPTIKVSRDPRTHEMLISGTGELHVEVAVAKMKKKFGVDAILHAPKVPYLETIKARAEAQGRHKKQTGGHGQFGDCKIRIEPLPRGGGFEFVDEIFGGAIPQNFRPAVEKGIQESRMRGYLAGFPVVDFRVVLHDGSYHTVDSSELAFKIAGSLAFKKAMEQARPTLLEPIMNVSVETPEEFMGDIMGDLNSRRGRVQGVDSQGSAQVIRAQVPMSEMLTYSSSLKSITGGRGSYHMELSHYEETPAQIQTRIIAEHKPQKAQEEEA, encoded by the coding sequence ATGAAGGTCTTTGACGTCTCCGAAATCCGCAATGTGGGATTGATTGGCCATGGAGCGGCCGGCAAGACCTCCCTCGCTTCGGCGCTGCTTTTCGATTCGGGAGCCGTGAACCGCCTGGGGAAGGTGGAGAACGGCACGACGGTGACGGATTACGACGAGGAAGAGATCCACAGAAAGGTCTCCATCGCCTCGAGCCTCTGCCATTGCGAGTGGAGGAAGCAGAAGATCAACGTGATCGACACGCCGGGGTACGGCACCTTCATCGCCGGGGCCAAGGGAGCGCTCCGGGTGACCGACGCCGCCGTGACGGTCGTCTGCGGCGTGTCGGGCGTCGAGGTGCAGACCGAGAAAGCCTGGTCCTTCGCCGACGAATTCCAGCTTCCGCGCCTTCTCTTCATCAACAAGCTCGACCGCGAGCGCTCCAGCCACGCCCGCGCCCTGGAATCGATCCAGAGCCGGTTCGGGAGGACCGCGATCCCCGTGCAGCTGCCAATCGGATCGGAGAAGGACTTCCGCGGCTTGGTGAACCTCCTGGACATGACCGCCCTGCTCTGGAGCCGCGACGAGAGCGGCAAGTTCGAATCGGGACCCATCCCCGCGGATTTGGCCGACGAGGCGAAGGTGGCCCGAGAGAAGCTGATCGAGATGGTCGCGGAAACCGACGAGGCCCTCATGGAGAAGTTCTTCGAGGCGGGCGATCTCTCGGGCGACGACCTGCGCGCCGGGCTGCGGGCGGCGGTCCGAGCACTCAAGATCTTCCCGGTGCTTTGCGGGTCCGCCCTGCTCAACGTCGGCGCCCAGCCCGTCCTCGACGCCATGGTCGATCTCCTTCCCTCCCCCGCCGATCGCGGCGAGGTGAAGGGGGTGGATCCGCGCACCAACACCGAGGTGGCCCGCCGGCCGATCCCCGAAGAGCATGCCTCCGCCTTCGTGTTTCGGACCATCGCCGATCCTTTCTCGGGAAGGATCAGCCTGTTCCGCGTCTTCAGCGGCGTGCTGAAGTCGGACAGCGTCGTCCACAACGTGAACCGCGGCGCCGCCGAGAGGTTCGGCGCCATCTCCCTGATGCAGGGAAAGGAGCTGATTCACGTCGACGAGGTCCGCGCCGGGGACATCGCCGCCATTCCGAAGCTCAAAGAGACGCACACGGGAGACACCCTGGCCGACAAGGCGCACCCCGTCCTCTACCGGCCGGTCGTCTTCCCCGAGCCCTCCATCTCCTTCGCCATCGAGCCCAAGAGCCGCGGCGACGAGGACAAGATCTCGAGCGCCCTGGCCCGCATCGCCGACGAGGATCCGACCATCAAGGTCTCGCGGGACCCCCGGACCCACGAAATGCTGATCTCCGGGACCGGCGAGCTGCACGTCGAGGTCGCCGTGGCCAAGATGAAGAAGAAGTTCGGCGTCGATGCCATCCTCCACGCCCCCAAGGTTCCCTATCTCGAGACGATCAAGGCGCGCGCCGAGGCGCAGGGACGCCACAAGAAGCAGACCGGGGGGCACGGACAGTTCGGCGACTGCAAGATCCGCATCGAGCCCCTGCCGCGCGGCGGCGGCTTCGAGTTCGTCGACGAGATCTTCGGGGGCGCCATTCCCCAGAACTTCCGGCCAGCGGTGGAGAAGGGGATCCAGGAATCGCGGATGCGCGGGTATCTCGCAGGCTTCCCGGTCGTCGATTTTCGCGTCGTCCTCCACGACGGCTCGTATCACACCGTCGACTCCTCGGAGCTCGCGTTCAAGATCGCCGGCTCCCTGGCGTTCAAGAAGGCGATGGAGCAGGCGAGGCCGACGCTGCTCGAGCCGATCATGAACGTCTCGGTCGAGACACCTGAGGAGTTCATGGGCGACATCATGGGCGACTTGAACAGCCGGCGCGGCCGCGTGCAAGGCGTCGACTCCCAAGGCTCCGCGCAGGTGATTCGCGCCCAGGTGCCGATGTCGGAGATGCTCACCTATTCTTCCTCCCTCAAGTCGATCACCGGAGGGCGCGGCTCCTATCACATGGAGCTCTCCCACTACGAGGAAACTCCCGCCCAGATCCAGACCCGGATCATCGCCGAGCACAAGCCGCAGAAGGCCCAGGAAGAGGAAGCCTGA